The stretch of DNA ACCTCCGCAGGCGAGCATGAGAAGGTTGTCCAGGTACCGATGCTCACCCCAGCTCTTACGATCCTCTGGTACCCAGAGGATGCCCTGGGTCTGTTCCAAAGTAAGGGTTGTGGGTGGATGAGCGGCAGGCATCCAAGGAATTGGTAAGATCAAGGACAGGGGTCACAAGGAAGCACTCTCAGACCCAGGAGGGGAACTGAAGGAATGCATTTGGAGGtgacagaaggcagagagcttAGGCATCCAAGGATGAGTTTTGGACCAGTGACTGGGAACCATTTAGAGATCTCTGCAAGGTACATATTGGGGTCTGGGGTATAGAGACTAAATTCTAGGTGGAGGGTGCACATGGGGTGAAAAGCAGGTAGGGAGCGGTTTGGACTTGAGCAGATGACATAGCCTCCATCACTCCCCAGAAGCTTGGTTTAAGCTGCTTTCACCTCTAAGCAGCTTTGGATTAGTGGTTGGGAATCCACCGACAGTCTGGAAATCTGCAGTGTGATGTGGCCAGTGGGAACTGGACTTGCAGGGGCCCAGCTGGAGCTGCTGAGCCCTCAATTCCGAGGATGTAGCTTTCTGCCGTGTCAGGGAGGGGCTGTGGACTGGACCTAGTGGGTGGGCTGTCTCCCCTTGCCTCAGGGTCTTCTTTAGACAAGTAGATCCTTCCCTGGATAGGTGGCTAATCCCACACCTTGGACTTCACAGAGCAGGAGCTAGAGAGAAGATCCTGAGGCTGATGCTCGTGCTGTGGGAGATGAGGGGCCAGAGGGTCTGGGCCTAGCCGCTCCTGCAGAGGCTCATGGCCTCTCACTCCTCTTAGGGCCTGTTTGACAACTTTCTACGCCTTCGGCTTCGGGACTCCAGCCTAGGCACTGTGTGCTGTGCCCTTGACTGGCTGGCCTTCGATGACCTGCTGGAGCAGGCTGCCCACCACGGCCAGAGCTTCCAGCTGCTGCACTACCTGCCCTTCCTGCCCGCGGCCTTCCACGTGCTCTTTGCCTCCAGCCACGTGCCACGCATCACTTTCCCCAGCAGCCAGCAGGAGGTGTGTGTGTCACCTGCGTTTACAATTCGGGTCTGACCCCGGGAGTTTCTGCTCACCTGGCCCCAGCTCACTTCTGTCCTAGGCCCAGACCCGGATGAGCCAGACAAAGAACCAGATCCAGACACTGGTGTCAGGGATGGCACCGGTCACCCGTAGCAGGGCCACACCTCAGGCCCTGGTTCTAGATACCCTCTGCCTGCTCCTGGATGTCCTTGCACCCAAGCTGCGCCCCGTGAGTGTCAGATTTGGAGGAAAGGACGGAGTCTGTGGCTGATGTGGCTCCTAGCATAGCTCAGTTGCCCAATCCTTGCCTGCTTGACCCTAGGTGAGCACACAGCTATACAGTGCCCGTGAGAAGCAGCAGTTGGCCAGCCTTGTGGGTACCATGCTCGCCTACAGTCTCACCTACCACCAGGAGCGCACACCTGATGGGCAGTACATCTACAGGCTGGAACCGTGAGTGCCCCGGTGTCTAGGGCAGGGGGAACACAACCCGTGGGGACCTGCAACGTGGATGCCAAAGCCAGTGTGGTCTTGGTGAGGTGTCTAAGTGGTTGTTGGTTGCATTTGAGGTTTGGCACAGATGTGGCTGGCACTGTGCCCCGCCCCAAGTCATTCCCATGGACACAGTTCTGAGATCCAAATTTCGGTGTAGGGTTCATGTGACCTCTGTCTACCCAAAGGTGGACAGTCCTCTGTATCCTTGTGTCTGCCGCCCCCCCAGGGCTCCAGGGGGCACAGTGACGTGAGGCACAGCAGCAGCCACCCGGGCACCCTGCAGTTCCAGTGAAGCCCCCAGTGTCCCTGCCTTCCTTACTTCCTCCCTGCAGCACTGGGCATGTTCTGTGTCACCCCACTTGTAGCTGGGGGGACTGAGGCATAAAGTAGTCAGTGCCCAGCTGCCAGGGGTTAGGATGTAGTAGTGTCAGACTCTCACCCTGCACCCGAGCTCTTGAACTTGGTTTGCGGGGATGGTGTAATAGGCGGACCCTGGCACTGCTGACTGGTACCCCGTATCTCGTCTCACCCACCTGGTCAGGAATGTGGAGGAGGTCTGCCGCTTCCCTGAACTGCCTGCCCGCAAGCCCCTCACCTACCAGGCTAAGCAGCTTATTGCCAGGGAGATTGAAATGGAGAAGATGCGGAGGGCAGAGGCTTTGGCCTGTGCTAGAGGTGGCCCCCAGGTAAGCTCGCCTCCTGGTGCTGGACAGCGCAGGTATTATCAGTGGTTTGGCCTTGACCAGCCAGCTCTCGTCACCTTCAGGTGGACCAGGGTCTGCAGATGGACAGTGGGAATAAAGGGATAAAGCAGCCTGCCCCACGTAACCACGAGCAGCGGCTGGAACACATCATGAAGAAAGCTGTCATGCAGGAGCAGGTGTGGGGAGTAGGGCTGGGCCAGAATGATGAATGGAGGGTGGGGCTTGCTCCAGGTCCCAAGGACCTACCTGTTGCTCCCAGAAAGTGGTCGGTGGGTTAGGAAAGGAACTCCTAGTTGCAAGCCTTGCTCTAAGGCATGGAAGTCTCCTCTCCGATGGGAGAGGCCTGGGTGTGCCCAATTGCCCACCTACCAATCTGGTGACCTCTCTTCTCTACTAGCCCGAGAGGGACTTCTTTGGACGTGTGGTCATCAGGAGAGTGGCAGTCCCAAGCAGAGGTGTGTATGGGTcacagaaggaaagggagtggaGACACTGGCTGGGGTCTGCTGAGGTGCAACCCTTTGGTCCCTGCAGAGGCTGAGGCCCCAGAGAAGGACACAGACGAGCGGCGCATGGGTGTGGCAGTGGGCAGGAGTGAGGTGTGGTTCCGGTTCAACGAGGGTGTCTCCAATGCTGTGCGGCGCAGCCTGTACATCAGGGACCTCCTGTAGCCCCTACTGCCCAGGACATCAGGTCGCACTGACTCCCACAGGGAATGTACAAAAGCAGAGACACCTGGAGAAGTCTATTTATAAAGTCACGCCTTACAGAGTGTGGGTCGGGCTCATAGGATGGTACACTTGGCCTTCTCTACCCAAGGGTTGTTCTTCATCAGGTCAGGGTTCAGGAAGGGGTCCTTGGGGATCCCATCCTCGATCCACTTGAGAAGCCTGTGAGCGGGGAGTTTCAGTGAATGTTGGTCATTCCCATGGCacctgcccactggggtgtgAGGCTCTGCTTAACACAAGGGGCAGTAGCAGGGCAGGCAAACACAGCACGGGACACTCACTCGGGGATCGTCTTGGAGGACATCTCCCTTTTGAAGGCCAGTTGGTACTTGAGGCTCTCCACCTCCTTCTTCATCTGGGGCACATCCCACTCCTCCATAGCGTCGGGGGCGTCGGAGGTAGCCAGCCTGAGGCTGGTGGACAAGAGAAGCAAAGGAGCTGGGTCTGCAGCCGCAGCCCCAGGACGCAGATTCCGCCTGCTCCCGGGGACTGGTGCCCATTGGACAGTACCACCTACTGCCCTTCCTGAGGTCTGCGGCGATGATGCTGGGGAACAGGCCCTGGACCGTGCCACAGGGACCTAGTAACGAGGCCCCTGGGCCTCCTCTACCCAGTGGGGCTGATTAGCTGGAGCACAAACTTTCCGTTCTTGGCAGAGAAAATGAGCCCAACAAGGCCCAGCCCTGGATTTGTAGGACAGCCTCATTCCTGCCCAGGGAGGCTGCAAAATGGACTCCTGAGTATCCAGAGCAGCCCTCACCCCCATCCTCGCTCTGGTCCCACTTCTAACTCAGACCCTGAGTGGGGTATAAGAGTGGGCTGAGGGCCCTGGGAGGCAGGGTGTTGCCCGACCCTCCTGGGTGCCTGTTTTGCATGGGTAAAGAGGCCAAGTTAATCGCGGGGCAGCAAATTTGGCTGCAATTTGCATGTAGGGTGGGGTGTGTGCAGAAGGTCTGGGGATACAGGCCCTTGAGCAagcccaggacttgggaggtgggCAGCCTCCTGAGACCACTGTTTCCCGGCACAGTCGGCTGTCACCCAGTCTCCGACCTGACTGGGGAGAACCATCTGTTTGGGCACAACAGTGGGCCTCCCTTTACCCCTCCCTGTCTCAGTGCACTCCTGGAGACCAAGTCCCTGGTTCTCCGGACAATCACAGCTTTCTCGACCTTGAGAGGGGTCTGTGCCGGGCACTTCCGGGCAAAAACCTCTATCCCGGGATACTGCAGCTGAGCCGGCCTTGGCTCGGGAGAGTCTAGCACCCGGCGATGGTGCTGCCTCTAGAGTTGCCCATCCTAAAAGGGTCTTGGGAGGGCTCGCAAGGGATGGGTGAGAGGTTGGATGGGCTAGTATCTCCGGGTGTATGCGGCCGCCTGCGGAGTACCTTTCCCAGAGACCCCAAGTTACAGTGCCCCACCCTGCCAGGTTCTCCCGCGCCACACACGCCGACAGCCACGTGGGCGGAGGACCAGCTGCGGGTCCTTCACAAATGGGAGCACCTGGGCTGGGGGCATGACCCACCACTGGCCCTACCTGCGCTGCTGCCGCCGCCGGAGCCCGGCCGCCGGTGCACCCCGAGACGCCCCCGGCCAGGCGCACGGCGGCGCACACGGGCACTGCGGGCGGCGCGCACGGCGCAGGACAGACGCGCCCCCGCCGCGCAGCAATCGCTCCTGCGCCGCTGGACTCGATCTGTCCACCGCCCAGCCCCTGAGGCTCGGAGGCAGTTGTCCTAGTCCCAGGAGTTAGGATTAGCTTAGGGGAACCCACCTGGTCAAGTCCTAGAGCTCTGGGGTCTGTTTTACCCCGGATGTGAGGGTTCTGTTCATTGGACTTACTTTTGAAGGAGACAGCAAATGCAGAGATGACAAGAGCCGAGGGATGTGTGGAGTGAGGCTGGGCTGTCCGAGCCAGGGGAGCCCAGGCAGGCGCCCCGCCCACTCTTGCCACCTGGGGCCTTGGCACCGCCTTCACCAGGCTGGGCTGACCCCAAGAGCTCCCTGAGCTGCTCCTACTGCCTCTGCAGGTCTCTCCTGGGGCGGGACATAGAGCAGTGGAGTTAGTCCAGTCTTTCCTGGGTCAGATAGTACTGCGCTGGCTGTCCACTTGGCTGGGTTCTTGGACTGTTCTGTGATGCTGGGACTAGGGCCCTAAAGAGCAAAATTATGCCTCTCCCAGCGAAGATACTTTGGTCAGGGCCCACCTATGCTACCAGCTAGCTGGGAAGAGTGGGGAGGGGACAAAACACTTCTTCACCTTGGTCTTTGCAGCCCACTGGGTGCAGGTGACCTTCAGTGTTGTCTACTTAGGCTAGGAACCGTTCTGCAGAATCCCTGGCGGGGGCTCAGGCCTCCATAGCATGGCCACCTTCTTGGTGCCTTCTCCCATTCCCAGGCAATAACCTCAAAACCCTTTAATCTGCTCAGAGCTGGACGCCAGTGACCCTCCACATTCGAGACCCCCATGCCATAACCCACCATGGTTCTGCAGAGCCTGATGCTTTGGGAGGTGGGTAGGCCAGTTTATTAGCTGATGCCAGATAGCCTTTGGGACCTCTGGGGGGAAGAGTACTTCCTTAGCCACAGGACTTTGGGCTCTGTGCCCATCAGCCAGCTCTCTACTCCTCAGAGACTGTAATGGGGCGGCAGTGGGCTAGCCCTGCCTTCAACTTCCCAGGGCGGCTCCTCCCTTTCCAGCTCACTCCCAGTGTCGCTCTTGGGGGAGCTCTACCCTGGGGCCCTTCATGACGAATGCTGCAGGCTGCAACCTGGACAGGGGGCCCCAGGCAGCAACAACAgcccctgggggaggggcagaccaGGCTGGAGCTCTGGAGAGGCGTGCCTGTCCTGGGAGGCATGGCTAGGACTTTGCCAAGTACTCTGGGTCCTCCGCGGACTAGAGGTCTGTTGAATGGCTGTTCTGCCCTTACCTGGGCAAGAAGATAGGTCAGGGTTAAAGGAACTGAAACAGTCAGGAGCCCCCACTGCCTAGGAGATGGCCCGGAACCCTGCAGGTATGGTCAATGGAGAGGCAAGGTCCCTGTCCCTTGGACTC from Microtus ochrogaster isolate Prairie Vole_2 chromosome 7, MicOch1.0, whole genome shotgun sequence encodes:
- the Gng13 gene encoding guanine nucleotide-binding protein G(I)/G(S)/G(O) subunit gamma-13 — protein: MEEWDVPQMKKEVESLKYQLAFKREMSSKTIPELLKWIEDGIPKDPFLNPDLMKNNPWVEKAKCTIL